One segment of Falco rusticolus isolate bFalRus1 chromosome 3, bFalRus1.pri, whole genome shotgun sequence DNA contains the following:
- the FH gene encoding fumarate hydratase, mitochondrial isoform X1, with protein MHRSLRACRRLGCSAGLLARPPPPRAAAARWAPPPRAAMSTQEAFRIEYDTFGELKVPSDKYYGAQTVRSTMNFKIGGVSERMPVQVIRAFGILKRAAAEVNQDYGLDPKIANAIIKAANEVAEGKLNDHFPLVVWQTGSGTQTNMNVNEVISNRAIEIMGGKLGSKTPVHPNDHVNKSQSSNDTFPTAMHIAAAQEVNEVLLPGLKKLQNALEGKSKEFSQIIKIGRTHTQDAVPLTLGQEFSGYVQQIKYGVARIESTMPRVYQLAAGGTAVGTGLNTRIGFAEKVAAKVAELTGLPFVTAPNKFEALAAHDALVELSGAMNTVACSLMKIANDIRFLGSGPRSGLGELILPENEPGSSIMPGKVNPTQCEAVTMVAAQVMGNHVAVTVGGSNGHFELNVFKPMMIKNVLNSARLLGDVCVSFTDNCVVGIQANTDRINKLMSESLMLVTALNPHIGYDKAAKIAKTAHKEGTTLKEAALKLGFLTSDQFDQWVKPKDMLGPQ; from the exons TCCACTCAAGAGGCTTTTAGGATAGAATATGATACCTTTGGTGAACTGAAGGTCCCAAGTGACAAATATTATGGTGCCCAGACTGTAAGATCTACAATGAACTTCAAGATTGGAGGTGTTTCAGAAAGGATGCCA GTTCAAGTTATAAGGGCTTTTGGCATCCTGAAGAGAGCCGCTGCTGAAGTAAATCAAGATTACGGTCTTGACCCAAAGATTGCTAATGCTATTATAAAGGCGGCAAATGAG GTagctgaaggaaaattaaatgatCACTTTCCATTGGTGGTGTGGCAGACTGGGTCTGGAACTCAAACCAATATGAATGTCAATGAAGTCATCAGCAACAGAGCCATTGAGATAATGGGGGGTAAACTGGGGAGCAAAACCCCAGTACATCCAAATGATCATGTTAACAAAAGCCAG AGTTCAAATGACACTTTCCCAACAGCAATGCATAttgctgctgcccaggaggTTAATGAGGTATTGTTACCTGGACTAAAGAAGCTACAGAATGCTCTTGAAGGAAAATCCAAAGAGTTTTCCCAAATCATAAAAATAGGACGCACTCATACACAAGATGCTGTTCCACTTACGCTTGGACAg gaaTTTAGTGGCTATGTGCAACAAATTAAATATGGCGTGGCTAGGATTGAGTCAACCATGCCAAGAGTGTatcagctggcagctggtgggaCTGCAGTTGGTACGGGATTGAACACAAGAATTGGCTTTGCTGAGAAAGTTGCTGCTAAAGTGGCAGAGCTGACAG GTTTGCCTTTTGTCACTGCTCCAAATAAGTTTGAAGCTCTTGCTGCTCATGATGCTCTAGTTGAACTCAGTGGAGCTATGAACACAGTGGCATGTAGCCTGATGAAAATAGCTAATGATATTCGTTTCCTGGGTTCTGGGCCACGGTCTGGACTAGGAGAACTCATTCTGCCTGAAAATGAACCAGGAAGCAGCATCATGCCAG GGAAAGTGAACCCTACCCAGTGTGAAGCTGTAACCATGGTGGCAGCCCAAGTTATGGGAAACCATGTTGCGGTTACTGTAGGAGGTAGCAATGGACATTTTGAACTGAATGTATTTAAACCCATGATG attAAAAACGTTTTAAACTCTGCAAGACTTCTTGGagatgtttgtgtttctttcacTGACAACTGTGTGGTTGGAATCCAAGCCAATACAGACAGGATTAACAAACTAATGAGTGAATCGCTGATGTTGGTAACAGCACTGAACCCGCATATAG GGTACGATAAAGCAGCCAAGATTGCCAAAACGGCGCACAAAGAAGGGACGACGTTAAAAGAAGCTGCTTTGAAGCTCGGATTCCTTACATCAGACCAGTTTGATCAGTGGGTGAAGCCCAAAGATATGTTGGGTCCTCAGTAA
- the FH gene encoding fumarate hydratase, mitochondrial isoform X2 has protein sequence MNFKIGGVSERMPVQVIRAFGILKRAAAEVNQDYGLDPKIANAIIKAANEVAEGKLNDHFPLVVWQTGSGTQTNMNVNEVISNRAIEIMGGKLGSKTPVHPNDHVNKSQSSNDTFPTAMHIAAAQEVNEVLLPGLKKLQNALEGKSKEFSQIIKIGRTHTQDAVPLTLGQEFSGYVQQIKYGVARIESTMPRVYQLAAGGTAVGTGLNTRIGFAEKVAAKVAELTGLPFVTAPNKFEALAAHDALVELSGAMNTVACSLMKIANDIRFLGSGPRSGLGELILPENEPGSSIMPGKVNPTQCEAVTMVAAQVMGNHVAVTVGGSNGHFELNVFKPMMIKNVLNSARLLGDVCVSFTDNCVVGIQANTDRINKLMSESLMLVTALNPHIGYDKAAKIAKTAHKEGTTLKEAALKLGFLTSDQFDQWVKPKDMLGPQ, from the exons ATGAACTTCAAGATTGGAGGTGTTTCAGAAAGGATGCCA GTTCAAGTTATAAGGGCTTTTGGCATCCTGAAGAGAGCCGCTGCTGAAGTAAATCAAGATTACGGTCTTGACCCAAAGATTGCTAATGCTATTATAAAGGCGGCAAATGAG GTagctgaaggaaaattaaatgatCACTTTCCATTGGTGGTGTGGCAGACTGGGTCTGGAACTCAAACCAATATGAATGTCAATGAAGTCATCAGCAACAGAGCCATTGAGATAATGGGGGGTAAACTGGGGAGCAAAACCCCAGTACATCCAAATGATCATGTTAACAAAAGCCAG AGTTCAAATGACACTTTCCCAACAGCAATGCATAttgctgctgcccaggaggTTAATGAGGTATTGTTACCTGGACTAAAGAAGCTACAGAATGCTCTTGAAGGAAAATCCAAAGAGTTTTCCCAAATCATAAAAATAGGACGCACTCATACACAAGATGCTGTTCCACTTACGCTTGGACAg gaaTTTAGTGGCTATGTGCAACAAATTAAATATGGCGTGGCTAGGATTGAGTCAACCATGCCAAGAGTGTatcagctggcagctggtgggaCTGCAGTTGGTACGGGATTGAACACAAGAATTGGCTTTGCTGAGAAAGTTGCTGCTAAAGTGGCAGAGCTGACAG GTTTGCCTTTTGTCACTGCTCCAAATAAGTTTGAAGCTCTTGCTGCTCATGATGCTCTAGTTGAACTCAGTGGAGCTATGAACACAGTGGCATGTAGCCTGATGAAAATAGCTAATGATATTCGTTTCCTGGGTTCTGGGCCACGGTCTGGACTAGGAGAACTCATTCTGCCTGAAAATGAACCAGGAAGCAGCATCATGCCAG GGAAAGTGAACCCTACCCAGTGTGAAGCTGTAACCATGGTGGCAGCCCAAGTTATGGGAAACCATGTTGCGGTTACTGTAGGAGGTAGCAATGGACATTTTGAACTGAATGTATTTAAACCCATGATG attAAAAACGTTTTAAACTCTGCAAGACTTCTTGGagatgtttgtgtttctttcacTGACAACTGTGTGGTTGGAATCCAAGCCAATACAGACAGGATTAACAAACTAATGAGTGAATCGCTGATGTTGGTAACAGCACTGAACCCGCATATAG GGTACGATAAAGCAGCCAAGATTGCCAAAACGGCGCACAAAGAAGGGACGACGTTAAAAGAAGCTGCTTTGAAGCTCGGATTCCTTACATCAGACCAGTTTGATCAGTGGGTGAAGCCCAAAGATATGTTGGGTCCTCAGTAA